A window of the Halichoerus grypus chromosome 2, mHalGry1.hap1.1, whole genome shotgun sequence genome harbors these coding sequences:
- the LOC118553502 gene encoding LOW QUALITY PROTEIN: deoxynucleotidyltransferase terminal-interacting protein 2-like (The sequence of the model RefSeq protein was modified relative to this genomic sequence to represent the inferred CDS: inserted 2 bases in 1 codon; substituted 2 bases at 2 genomic stop codons) has product MVVTRSRRPQAMIQATLAGNSQQQNSAKRIHAHPKVRKECLPVDPTTAESQTTRKQSPVSRTPKTRKRKSGTTVSLSEMNKPSTDGETSEAESNCSSVSELQDPILRVTRRRQILVACTPVSSVWKRLKITPINQSHIEEGNDDDSGAESHVLVISRIVPPTVITTRTRRSKAKPVRDPNQELHSEAISDAESSYSDISSFSGVATIRTRSMRKLHAQTEEKDINIVPENEKQIINVPMNSEDSDTXTTCLLIRSLPQINKPNFYNEIHNDFDDDSFHRNSENLIXEEKKANVAPLKEITKQNKKNLDEETKGIVDEEKEINKKNSQLESLSEPQDTGIQRLVSQRHSTPQNNETTSEPSHLNCEAIMKSLAQSFAVVEVDRWNEERKSTIKTSDLTEFGDSGSDEEECTVTGISEDRNEGRDVDFECETKLFKSEPHTSLDKGDSVLLVLISDESQQSENSENEEDTLCFVENNGQKESLNGEXENMSCDNALFVIDTTPGLSTDKHFYLDEGDKASEVAIEEEKEEEEDEKSEEPSDHDRNKDSEFSDEDDLLNSTKSKLLKLTSNSMEPCMSIKQLGGLYINFNADKLQWNKRTLTQIKEKKKNELLQKGSCVLWIFEDSLNFTFQPFN; this is encoded by the exons ATGGTGGTGACCAGGTCCAGGAGGCCTCAGGCCATGATCCAAGCCACGTTGGCTGGAAACTCCCAACAGCAGAATTCTGCTAAAAGAATTCATGCACATCCAAAAGTCAGGAAGGAATGTCTACCTGTTGACCCAACTACTGCTGAATCGCAAACCACTAGGAAACAAAGTCCAGTCTCTAGAACTCCTAAAACCAGAAAGAGGAAGAGCGGAACTACAGTCTCATTATCCGAAATGAACAAACCATCTACTGATGGAGAGACCTCTGAAGCAGAGTCAAATTGTTCTTCCGTGTCTGAGCTCCAGGATCCTATTTTAAGAGTAACTAGGAGACGGCAGATCTTAGTTGCATGCACTCCAGTGTCCAGTGTTTGGAAAAGGCTGAAAATAACTCCAATAAATCAGTCTCATATTGAAGAAGGCAACGACGATGACTCTGGAGCTGAATCACATGTCTTAGTTATTTCTAGAATTGTGCCGCCCACAGTAATAACTACAAGGACCAGAAGAAGTAAGGCTAAACCTGTAAGAGATCCAAACCAAGAATTACATTCAGAAGCTATTTCTGATGCTGAGTCATCATACTCagacatttcttcattttccgGAGTTGCAACTATAAGAACAAGAAGTATGCGGAAGTTACATGCACAAACTGAGGAGAAAGATATTAACATTGtaccagaaaatgaaaagcagatcATAAATGTGCCTATGAATTCAGAGGATTCAGATAC AACAACTTGTTTACTGATAAGATCTCTTCCTCAGATAAATAAGCCAAATTTCTATAATGAAATTCATAATGACTTCGATGATGATTCCTTCcacagaaattcagaaaa TTTAATATGAGAGGAGAAAAAGGCCAATGTGGCACCTCTCAAAGAAATAACAAAGCAGAat aaaaagaatttagatgaagaaaccaagggaATAGtagatgaggaaaaagaaataaataagaaaaattctcAGTTGGAGAGCCTTTCTGAACCTCAGGACACTGGCATTCAGCGGTTAGTTTCTCAAAGGCATTCAACCCCCCAAAATAATGAGACCACATCAGAGCCCTCACATCTGAACTGTGAGGCTATAATGAAATCATTAGCTCAATCATTTGCAGTGGTGGAAGTGGACAGATGGAAcgaagagagaaagagcaccatAAAAACAAGTGACTTGACAGAATTTGGTGATAGTGGTAGTGATGAAGAAGAGTGCACTGTTACAGGTATCAGTGAAGacaggaatgaaggaagggatgTGGATTTTGAGTGTGAAACCAAACTATTCAAGTCTGAGCCCCACACATCCCTGGACAAAGGTGATTCTGTTTTATTAGTTCTGATCAGTGATGAAAGCCAGCAGTCTGAAAATAGTGAGAATGAAGAGGACACTCTGTGTTTTGTTGAAAATAATGGTCAAAAGGAATCATTAAATGGAGAATGAGAAAATATGTCATGTGACAATGCATTGTTTGTAATTGACACAACTCCTGGATTGAGTACTGATAAACATTTTTACTTGGATGAGGGAGACAAGGCAAGTGAGGTTGCcattgaggaagaaaaagaggaggaagaggatgaaaAAAGTGAAGAACCATCAGACCATGACAGAAACAAAGATAGTGAGTTTAGTGATGAAGACGACTTACTAAATAGCACAAAGTCTAAACTTCTGAAGTTGACAAGCAACAGCATGGAGCCTTGTATGAGTATCAAGCAGTTGGGTGGTTTGTATATTAATTTCAATGCAGACAAACTACAGTGGAACAAGAGAACCCTAACACAgatcaaggagaaaaagaaaaacgagCTTTTGCAGAAAGGAAgctgtgtactttgg